CGAACTCCATCGCATTCGCCTTGTCCGACATCGTCACGCGCGTCAGCCCGTTGCGGCGCGCGTACTCGAACGCCGCGCGAATGATGCGCTCCACGCCCTTGCGCGTGTTCACGTCTTCCTGGATGGCCACCTCGTCGGGCGTGCCCTGCTTGAAGGTGCCGCCCATCCCCACGTACACGCCCTCGGTGTTCTCGCGGAAGATGACGAAGTTCACGTCCTCCGCCTGCTTGTCGCGCAGGGGCGTCAGCCGCTCGTGGAACAGGCGCACGGGGCGAAAGTTCACGTACAGGTCCAGCCGGAAGCGCATCCCCAGCAGGATCTGGCGCGCGTGCTCGTTCCCCGGCACCCGCGAATCGCCCAGCGCGCCCAGCAGGATGGCCTGGTAGTTGGACTGCAGGTCGGCGAACTCGGCGTCGGTGATGGCCTCGCCGGTTTCCAGGTAGCGGTCGGCGCCGTGCGGCCACTCCACCAGGTCCAGCTCGAATCCGGTGCCTTCCGTCACCGCGCGGAGCGCCTTTACCGCCTCGCGCGTGACTTCCTTGCCCACGCCGTCACCGGGAATCACCGCCACTTTCGCCATCGATCGAGCTTTCTGCTGGGGGAGGCCGCCGGCCGGGAGGGCCGAAAGGGCGGAAGCTAGGCGCGGCGGCGGCTGCGCGGCAAGCACGTCCGCAACGCCGTGGCGAGGCGTTTGCACCCGCAGGTGCGCGGAACGCGAACTCCGACACCGAGGTGCACGATGGACCAGGACCAGGGCGGCGACGACACGCTCCGCGGCGTGGAGGACACGGCGGCGCGGGTGGCGCGCGAGGCGGCGGGCTCGCTTGACGAGAACCTCCGGGCGATGCACGGCGGCCAGGAGACGGACTATGCCTTTCCCCTGCCGCCCGACATGGCCGAGGCCGACCGCATCCGCGGCGCCGACGACGTGGACCTGATGAACCGGCAGGCGAACGTCGCGGAAGGGCAGCGGCAAGCCGCCCAGCTGCTGCAGGAGAACGCCGAGCGGCTGCGACAGACGGGCCAGGAGCTCCGGCGGACGGAAAGCGCGGTGCGGGACAACCGCGGCGACGTGGGCGACATCCGCGACAACGTCCGCGCACTGGGCGACCAGCTCTCCGACGTCAGCAACCAGATCGCCCGGACCGAGGTCCCCCAGGTGGACGAACCTGCGGACGGGCGTGGAAACGGGGACGCGCGGGGCTGAGGGCCGGAACGGTACGTGCACCGGGACGCGCCCGGCTGCAAACGCAAATCGACCCATCGCAGGAGGAACGGATGGACCAGAACGATCGCGACCAGGGCAACGAAGACACGCGCAACGCCGAAGCGCACGTCCGCAACGCCCACGAAAACCTCGAGGCGCTGCAGGACCAGGCCCGCCGCGTAGAGGCGACGGCGCCCGACACCGACCGGCCCGTCGAGGGCTTCCGGGTGGACGGCATGCGGGGCGAAGACAATTCGCAGGCGAACGACAACCTGCGCAACGTGCAGGAAAACACCGAGGCGCTCCGCGACCAGGCGCGCCGGGTAGAGGCATCGACCCCGGACGACATCAACCGCACCGGCCCGCAGAACGGCTGAGGCGGGTGGATAGAGAGCGGGGCGGCGGACCACCCGGTCCGCCGCCCCGCGCTTTTTTCGCCGCAGTACGGCCGCAGCGCGGGCTAGCACTGCGCTTGCGAGAGGGACGGGCGACAGTGTGCCGCGCTACGCGGAACGCCGGATATAGACCGAGGAGAAGCACATGCGCTGGCAAGGCGGAAGGCAAAGCTCCAACCTGGAGGACGGCCGCGGACGCGGCGGCGGCGGGATGGCGGCGGGGGGCGGCATCGGGGCGCTGGTCCTGGGCCTGCTGTACTACGCGCTGACCGGCGACTCGTCCGGACTGCAGCAGGCGGCGACGCCCGAGGCGGAGCCGGCTCCCACGCAGACCACCGCCCAGCAGGACTCGATGTCGCAGTTCGTGTCGGTGGTCCTGGCCAGCACCGAGGACGTGTGGCGCGGGCTCTTCCAGCAGTCGGGCGAAACCTACGAAGAGCCCAAGCTGCGGCTGTTCACCGGCCGCGTGCAGTCGGCGTGCGGCGGGGCGAGCGCCGCCGTGGGGCCGTTCTACTGCCCGGCGGACCAGCGCGTGTACATCGACCTGAGCTTCTACGAGCAGCTGCGGCGGGACCTGGGCGCGCCCGGCGACTTCGCCCAGGCGTACGTGATCGCGCACGAGGTAGGGCACCACGTGCAGACGCTGCGGGGCATCTCGCAGCAGGTGAACGCGGCCAGCCAGCGGGTGAGCCAGGAAGAGGCCAATCAGCTCTCCGTGATGCAAGAGCTGCAGGCCGACTGCTACGCCGGCGTCTGGGGCCACCACTCGCAGCAGCAGCGGAAGTGGCTGGAGACGGGCGACGTGGAAGAGGCGCTGGGCGCGGCGACCGCCATCGGCGACGATGCGCTGCAGGGGCGCCAGGGCGACGTGCGGCCCGAAACCTTCACCCACGGCAGCAGCGAACAGCGGGTGCGCTGGTTCCGCCAGGGCTTCGAGTCGGGCGACGACCGCTCGTGCGACACCTTCAAGGCGGCGCGGCTCTGATCCCAAGGCCGGCGGAGGGGAGACGCGGGGCTGCCGGAACGGGCGGCCCCGCGTTCGTTTTCCTGGAGGATCCGATGCGCGGGATTGGTGCTGCGGCACGCGCGACCGTGGCGTGGTTCCTGGCCCGGGAACCCGCCCCCGAGCAACAGCCACTGGCCTGAAGCAGGCGCCGTTTCCGGCGGATTGGCAGGCCGAGGGGAGAGATCGTGGCGGGGGGCTTCACAAGCGGGCGCCGCGCTGGTATATTCGTCGCCCCGCACCGACCGAAGCGTGGCACGACGCGCGACACGGCGACGAGGCGGGGGCTTGCGCAGG
The genomic region above belongs to Longimicrobium sp. and contains:
- a CDS encoding isocitrate/isopropylmalate dehydrogenase family protein, coding for MAKVAVIPGDGVGKEVTREAVKALRAVTEGTGFELDLVEWPHGADRYLETGEAITDAEFADLQSNYQAILLGALGDSRVPGNEHARQILLGMRFRLDLYVNFRPVRLFHERLTPLRDKQAEDVNFVIFRENTEGVYVGMGGTFKQGTPDEVAIQEDVNTRKGVERIIRAAFEYARRNGLTRVTMSDKANAMEFAGGLWRRVFKLVAAEYADIESEALYVDMLAMDMVRRPERYQVIVTGNLFGDILSDLGAQLAGGLGLSPSGNIHPGRIGLFEPVHGSAPDIAGKDLANPFAATLTAGLMMEHLGRPAEAAKLEDAVRACILAGEATTDLGGTLGTQAAGDAIVRRLVAAR
- the ypfJ gene encoding KPN_02809 family neutral zinc metallopeptidase, producing MRWQGGRQSSNLEDGRGRGGGGMAAGGGIGALVLGLLYYALTGDSSGLQQAATPEAEPAPTQTTAQQDSMSQFVSVVLASTEDVWRGLFQQSGETYEEPKLRLFTGRVQSACGGASAAVGPFYCPADQRVYIDLSFYEQLRRDLGAPGDFAQAYVIAHEVGHHVQTLRGISQQVNAASQRVSQEEANQLSVMQELQADCYAGVWGHHSQQQRKWLETGDVEEALGAATAIGDDALQGRQGDVRPETFTHGSSEQRVRWFRQGFESGDDRSCDTFKAARL